The Epinephelus moara isolate mb chromosome 11, YSFRI_EMoa_1.0, whole genome shotgun sequence sequence ATTGTTGTAATTGGACTTACAGAGATAACAGCTGTTAAATTAACACATTTCTTTGATACATCAAGTTAGCTTCTCTCAGCAACTGCTGCCCCAGCTTCTGTATTGACTGATAATGATGTCTATGGGACAGATACGGCTAACAAGactgaataatgaaataaaaatctgattATGAGGCTGCTCTGATCTTATTGTCAATGAACTCCCATTGTAAAGTTTTGTCTCCTGTCTTACAACATCCCCAGAACCCAGCAATTAAACTGACAGGTTAAATAAATCATAACGCATATGTAGCCCAGTTATCCCCTAATATAATCAGGGAAGGGCCCTGAGTTctttaactgaaataaaataatatacaaTAACTAAAAGTTAGGTGATGTAATCTGTTCTCTGTTAccttttaaacttttttatgcATCTTGAGTCTTTTATTCACTGCAAATTAACTGTAAATCTAAGCACGGTAATAATCCTTTaatcagctcctttaaatccAAGTGCCTTCTCCTTTAAAACCTTCACTGATTTTAACCTGTATTTAAACACctttaatgaattaaataaCTAAAAATCACACTGGAATCAGTGGTAAGAATAGTAAACTCAATTATTTACTTTTATAGAAAGatatcaaacaaataaaatgcagtgtttttctaaaataaaatataattcagTCTCTTTAGACCACTTGTTAGTCTCTTAAACTCACATATAAACTTCCACAATaatacttaaactgatattcAATTAtcccttttcttttaaataaagtaaaataccAGTGGGCCCACACTCAccaagctcacacacacacacacagtcacccgCCGGCAATTAGTTCTAAATTTCCCGGGTTGCAGGCCTGATATGATGCTCGGGTACGGTGAGGCTTAAAACTCTCTGGCCGCTTCACTCAAAAgagcaacaaataaaaatggTACCTTAAGCAAACAGTGAAGTCAGTTTGGCGGTATGAAGCAGTCTCTCGAACCAGCAGTCAGCAATCAGGATACTCTTGAGTTTCATCTGGGTGGCTCACGGTGTAGTCAGTAGCTCAGGGCCTCTcgtccttctcctccttcttgttcttcttcaaATCTCCTCTTCGGAAAGATGAATTATAGCCTTGTTAGTAAGTtgagttagcttagcttttCTGTCGCTAAAAGTTCATTCACTTGGCTAGTGATGCATGCACACCCCTGCTAACCATACACCTGTGGTAGCTAATCGGTTAATAATACATAGACCTACCATGAAAAACTGTTCAACACACTTCAGGTAGAAATGTTCTCAGCTCTTCACAGAAGATATGTAGAATAATGTCCAGGCACAAACTGTCAGATAGGCAGCCCTAAAAAACACCAACTACATACTTTTCACGGACTTTTTTACACGTTGTGACTCAGCCAGTCAAgcgacacacattcacacaccactTCCTTTTCCTGCTAttaccttcaaaataaaacactcttcaaaataaaataaacatttactcAACATACTTATATCTTTACATCCGTACCTGTTTAACTTATTTATTCCACAGCATTTTTTAATCTTACAGGAAACAACTTTTNNNNNNNNNNNNNNNNNNNNNNNNNNNNNNNNNNNNNNNNNNNNNNNNNNNNNNNNNNNNNNNNNNNNNNNNNNNNNNNNNNNNNNNNNNNNNNNNNNNNNNNNNNNNNNNNNNNNNNNNNNNNNNNNNNNNNNNNNNNNNNNNNNNNNNNNNNNNNNNNNNNNNNNNNNNNNNNNNNNNNNNNNNNNNNNNNNNNNNNNNNNNNNNNNNNNNNNNNNNNNNNNNNNNNNNNNNNNNNNNNNNNNNNNNNNNNNNNNNNNNNNNNNNNNNNNNNNNNNNNNNNNNNNNNNNNNNNNNNNNNNNNNNNNNNNNNNNNNNNNNNNNNNNNNNNNNNNNNNNNNNNNNNNNNNNNNNNNNNNNNNNNNNNNNNNNNNNNNNNNNNNNNNNNNNNNNNNNNNNNNNNNNNNNNNNNNNNNNNNNNNNNNNNNNNNNNNNNNNNNNNNNNNNNNNNNNNNNNNNNNNNNNNNNNNNNNNNNNNNNNNNNNNNNNNNNNNNNNNNNNNNNNNNNNNNNNNNNNNNNNNNNNNNNNNNNNNNNNNNNNNNNNNNNNNNNNNNNNNNNNNNNNNNNNNNNNNNNNNNNNNNNNNNNNNNNNNNNNNNNNNNNNNNNNNNNNNNNNNNNNNNNNNNNNNNNNNNNNNNNNNNNNNNNNNNNNNNNNNNNNNNNNNNNNNNNNNNNNNNNNNNNNNNNNNNNNNNNNNNNNNNNNNNNNNNNNNNNNNNNNNNNNNNNNNNNNNNNNNNNNNNNNNNNNNNNNNNNNNNNNNNNNNNNNNNNNNNNNNNNNNNNNNNNNNNNNNNNNNNNNNNNNNNNNNNNNNNNNNNNNNNNNNNNNNNNNNNNNNNNNNNNNNNNNNNNNNNNNNNNNNNNNNNNNNNNNNNNNNNNNNNNNNNNNNNNNNNNNNNNNNNNNNNNNNNNNNNNNNNNNNNNNNNNNNNNNNNNNNNNNNNNNNNNNNNNNNNNNNNNNNNNNNNNNNNNNNNNNNNNNNNNNNNNNNNNNNNNNNNNNNNNNNNNNNNNNNNNNNNNNNNNNNNNNNNNNNNNNNNNNNNNNNNNNNNNNNNNNNNNNNNNNNNNNNNNNNNNNNNNNNNNNNNNNNNNNNNNNNNNNNNNNNNNNNNNNNNNNNNNNNNNNNNNNNNNNNNNNNNNNNNNNNNNNNNNNNNNNNNNNNNNNNNNNNNNNNNNNNNNNNNNNNNNNNNNNNNNNNNNNNNNNNNNNNNNNNNNNNNNNNNNNNNNNNNNNNNNNNNNNNNNNNNNNNNNNNNNNNNNNNNNNNNNNNNNNNNNNNNNNNNNNNNNNNNNNNNNNNNNNNNNNNNNNNNNNNNNNNNNNNNNNNNNNNNNNNNNNNNNNNNNNNNNNNNNNNNNNNNNNNNNNNNNNNNNNNNNNNNNNNNNNNNNNNNNNNNNNNNNNNNNNNNNNNNNNNNNNNNNNNNNNNNNNNNNNNNNNNNNNNNNNNNNNNNNNNNNNNNNNNNNNNNNNNNNNNNNNNNNNNNNNNNNNNNNNNNNNNNNNNNNNNNNNNNNNNNNNNNNNNNNNNNNNNNNNNNNNNNNNNNNNNNNNNNNNNNNNNNNNNNNNNNNNNNNNNNNNNNNNNNNNNNNNNNNNNNNNNNNNNNNNNNNNNNNNNNNNNNNNNNNNNNNNNNNNNNNNNNNNNNNNNNNNNNNNNNNNNNNNNNNNNNNNNNNNNNNNNNNNNNNNNNNNNNNNNNNNNNNNNNNNNNNNNNNNNNNNNNNNNNNNNNNNNNNNNNNNNNNNNNNNNNNNNNNNNNNNNNNNNNNNNNNNNNNNNNNNNNNNNNNNNNNNNNNNNNNNNNNNNNNNNNNNNNNNNNNNNNNNNNNNNNNNNNNNNNNNNNNNNNNNNNNNNNNNNNNNNNNNNNNNNNNNNNNNNNNNNNNNNNNNNNNNNNNNNNNNNNNNNNNNNNNNNNNNNNNNNNNNNNNNNNNNNNNNNNNNNNNNNNNNNNNNNNNNNNNNNNNNNNNNNNNNNNNNNNNNNNNNNNNNNNNNNNNNNNNNNNNNNNNNNNNNNNNNNNNNNNNNNNNNNNNNNNNNNNNNNNNNNNNNNNNNNNNNNNNNNNNNNNNNNNNNNNNNNNNNNNNNNNNNNNNNNNNNNNNNNNNNNNNNNNNNNNNNNNNNNNNNNNNNNNNNNNNNNNNNNNNNNNNNNNNNNNNNNNNNNNNNNNNNNNNNNNNNNNNNNNNNNNNNNNNNNNNNNNNNNNNNNNNNNNNNNNNNNNNNNNNNNNNNNNNNNNNNNNNNNNNNNNNNNNNNNNNNNNNNNNNNNNNNNNNNNNNNNNNNNNNNNNNNNNNNNNNNNNNNNNNNNNNNNNNNNNNNNNNNNNNNNNNNNNNNNNNNNNNNNNNNNNNNNNNNNNNNNNNNNNNNNNNNNNNNNNNNNNNNNNNNNNNNNNNNNNNNNNNNNNNNNNNNNNNNNNNNNNNNNNNNNNNNNNNNNNNNNNNNNNNNNNNNNNNNNNNNNNNNNNNNNNNNNNNNNNNNNNNNNNNNNNNNNNNNNNNNNNNNNNNNNNNNNNNNNNNNNNNNNNNNNNNNNNNNNNNNNNNNNNNNNNNNNNNNNNNNNNNNNNNNNNNNNNNNNNNNNNNNNNNNNNNNNNNNNNNNNNNNNNNNNNNNNNNNNNNNNNNNNNNNNNNNNNNNNNNNNNNNNNNNNNNNNNNNNNNNNNNNNNNNNNNNNNNNNNNNNNNNNNNNNNNNNNNNNNNNNNNNNNNNNNNNNNNNNNNNNNNNNNNNNNNNNNNNNNNNNNNNNNNNNNNNNNNNNNNNNNNNNNNNNNNNNNNNNNNNNNNNNNNNNNNNNNNNNNNNNNNNNNNNNNNNNNNNNNNNNNNNNNNNNNNNNNNNNNNNNNNNNNNNNNNNNNNNNNNNNNNNNNNNNNNNNNNNNNNNNNNNNNNNNNNNNNNNNNNNNNNNNNNNNNNNNNNNNNNNNNNNNNNNNNNNNNNNNNNNNNNNNNNNNNNNNNNNNNNNNNNNNNNNNNNNNNNNNNNNNNNNNNNNNNNNNNNNNNNNNNNNNNNNNNNNNNNNNNNNNNNNNNNNNNNNNNNNNNNNNNNNNNNNNNNNNNNNNNNNNNNNNNNNNNNNNNNNNNNNNNNNNNNNNNNNNNNNNNNNNNNNNNNNNNNNNNNNNNNNNNNNNNNNNNNNNNNNNNNNNNNNNNNNNNNNNNNNNNNNNNNNNNNNNNNNNNNNNNNNNNNNNNNNNNNNNNNNNNNNNNNNNNNNNNNNNNNNNNNNNNNNNNNNNNNNNNNNNNNNNNNNNNNNNNNNNNNNNNNNNNNNNNNNNNNNNNNNNNNNNNNNNNNNNNNNNNNNNNNNNNNNNNNNNNNNNNNNNNNNNNNNNNNNNNNNNNNNNNNNNNNNNNNNNNNNNNNNNNNNNNNNNNNNNNNNNNNNNNNNNNNNNNNNNNNNNNNNNNNNNNNNNNNNNNNNNNNNNNNNNNNNNNNNNNNNNNNNNNNNNNNNNNNNNNNNNNNNNNNNNNNNNNNNNNNNNNNNNNNNNNNNNNNNNNNNNNNNNNNNNNNNNNNNNNNNNNNNNNNNNNNNNNNNNNNNNNNNNNNNNNNNNNNNNNNNNNNNNNNNNNNNNNNNNNNNNNNNNNNNNNNNNNNNNNNNNNNNNNNNNNNNNNNNNNNNNNNNNNNNNNNNNNNNNNNNNNNNNNNNNNNNNNNNNNNNNNNNNNNNNNNNNNNNNNNNNNNNNNNNNNNNNNNNNNNNNNNNNNNNNNNNNNNNNNNNNNNNNNNNNNNNNNNNNNNNNNNNNNNNNNNNNNNNNNNNNNNNNNNNNNNNNNNNNNNNNNNNNNNNNNNNNNNNNNNNNNNNNNNNNNNNNNNNNNNNNNNNNNNNNNNNNNNNNNNNNNNNNNNNNNNNNNNNNNNNNNNNNNNNNNNNNNNNNNNNNNNNNNNNNNNNNNNNNNNNNNNNNNNNNNNNNNNNNNNNNNNNNNNNNNNNNNNNNNNNNNNNNNNNNNNNNNNNNNNNNNNNNNNNNNNNNNNNNNNNNNNNNNNNNNNNNNNNNNNNNNNNNNNNNNNNNNNNNNNNNNNNNNNNNNNNNNNNNNNNNNNNNNNNNNNNNNNNNNNNNNNNNNNNNNNNNNNNNNNNNNNNNNNNNNNNNNNNNNNNNNNNNNNNNNNNNNNNNNNNNNNNNNNNNNNNNNNNNNNNNNNNNNNNNNNNNNNNNNNNNNNNNNNNNNNNNNNNNNNNNNNNNNNNNNNNNNNNNNNNNNNNNNNNNNNNNNNNNNNNNNNNNNNNNNNNNNNNNNNNNNNNNNNNNNNNNNNNNNNNNNNNNNNNNNNNNNNNNNNNNNNNNNNNNNNNNNNNNNNNNNNNNNNNNNNNNNNNNNNNNNNNNNNNNNNNNNNNNNNNNNNNNNNNNNNNNNNNNNNNNNNNNNNNNNNNNNNNNNNNNNNNNNNNNNNNNNNNNNNNNNNNNNNNNNNNNNNNNNNNNNNNNNNNNNNNNNNNNNNNNNNNNNNNNNNNNNNNNNNNNNNNNNNNNNNNNNNNNNNNNNNNNNNNNNNNNNNNNNNNNNNNNNNNNNNNNNNNNNNNNNNNNNNNNNNNNNNNNNNNNNNNNNNNNNNNNNNNNNNNNNNNNNNNNNNNNNNNNNNNNNNNNNNNNNNNNNNNNNNNNNNNNNNNNNNNNNNNNNNNNNNNNNNNNNNNNNNNNNNNNNNNNNNNNNNNNNNNNNNNNNNNNNNNNNNNNNNNNNNNNNNNNNNNNNNNNNNNNNNNNNNNNNNNNNNNNNNNNNNNNNNNNNNNNNNNNNNNNNNNNNNNNNNNNNNNNNNNNNNNNNNNNNNNNNNNNNNNNNNNNNNNNNNNNNNNNNNNNNNNNNNNNNNNNNNACTTTGTCCAGTTTCTAATATTGCTCGAGGTGGACGAGTGACTCAGTCCTCTGTGGCGTTTGGTGGGGTCCCTAAAAGGGCCATTGATGGAAATCAGGCAAGCATCTATGGACAAAGATCCTGTACCCACACAAAACGTGAAAGAAAACCATGGTGGAGACTGGACCTCCTGAGAACATATAAGATTAACACTGTCACCATCACCAACAGAAAAGATTGTTGCTACAATAGGCTCAATGGTGCTGAGATCCGCATTGGAAACTCCCTCAATGACAATGGCAATGCTAATCCCAGGTAACAGCACTTTCTATCTTATATTTGATTTGAAAATCTTACATTGGTTGTACATGTGACAGGAAATAAGTGCACTGGATATCCACATATATTCCTAATAGAAAGACAGAGTTTTAGGGGCAAAAGCATCATCTGTATCCAAAAATGAATGCGCACGATGCATGGTTTTGATATGGTAACATCATTTACTCATActtgtgtttcattttcattttcttcaggTGTGCTGTTTTCCATTCTGTCCAAGCTGGGGCCTCCAAAACGTTTGTGTGTAATGGAATGGAGGGCCAGTATGTGAACATTGTGATTCCTGGAAGACCAGAATATCTGACAGTGTGTGAGGTGGAGGTCACTGGTCAGGTTGCAGGTAACCCTACTCCAGCTGGTGATATGTACCACCTTAACTATACAATAATATGCTGATTGCCTGATTTTGGTGGTTTTGGTCAGATTATCAGATCATATACTCCTGCAACTTCCCCAGATTACCTTtattaacattgtttttttactttgtccAGTTTCTAATATTGCTCGAGGTGGACGAGTGACTCAGTCCTCTGTGGCATTTGGTGGGGTCCCTAAAAGGGCCATTGATGGAAATCAGGCAAGCATCTATGGACAAAGATCCTGTACCCACACAAAACGTGAAAGAAAACCATGGTGGAGACTGGACCTCCTGAGAACATATAAGATTAACACTGTCACCATCACCAACAGAAAAGATTGTTGCCACAATAGGCTCAATGGTGCTGAGATCCACATTGGAAACTCCCTCAATGACAATGGCAATGCTAATCCCAGGTAACAGCACTTCCTTATATTTGGTTTGAACATTTTACACTGGTGTGTATGTTACAGGAAATCAGTGCACTGTACATCTACATTTTTATTAGGAAATGTAGTTTTCAGTGCAAAGGCACCATCTGTAatggtttcatttttcttttcttcaggtGTGCTGTTATCCGGTCTATCCCAGCTGGGGTCTCCACAACGTTTGTGTGTAATGGAATGAAGGGCCGGTATGTAAACATTGTGATTCCTGGAAGAAGAAAGTATCTGACACTGTGTGAGGTGGAAGTCATCGGGACAGAATGAGATGATTGTAATGAATATGTCTGCACCTGAGTCTGAAATGATCACTCATTTTCATATCCATTAATTTTTCATAGTAATCTATGCTCGTTTCTGCTTCTTTTCCAATAAATATTTGTGCCAATGTTTGATTGTCCATCATAGCAAATGTACATGGATGTCAATGTAGTTTGGACCGTTCTGCAAGGTCCTTTTATATGACATCAACTCTTACTTTCCACTGTTTGCTGGTTGTGTAGTTCAGTGATTGCTATACTTGTCACCTACATCCTAATTTATCATGAAGACTGTACGCAGAGGGAAATAGTGAACCTGGCTCCGTCCAAATGAATACAATCTTACTGTTTGTTTACTCTCTTGATACACTGAGTAGTATACACTCCCTTACAGCAACATGATGGAAAGTAATTGacaaaatatttgttaatataaagaaagaaataacttagtatattacatttacagaATCATGGATCATACAGAGGCATGgataattattaatttaatgacTGTTTCAAAAAGTTTAGAAAGTGTTTTCGTACTCTACAGCTCAAACAACTACATAATTTTAAAAGGATTCTGGACAATTTCTGTAAAATTTGACACATTTACTTTAATGaaagttttgtctttttgcataaaatcaatGTCAATGGGGAAATCAGTTGACTTTACAGGCCCTCTTCAGTCTTAAATGATTCATTTCCGGAGTCTGTGCCACTGTCCTCTTGAGTATAGAGAGCAAAATAGCACTCTTGTCTGGCATCATGTATTGTCATTAATCTTTGACTTGTTtcataattttgattcactatCTACTGCActtgcaaaataaaaatgactttttaaaagtcattaatctgttttgtttgttttgtgtgtgtgtgtgtcccaggttggctctttatttaaatgggTATCATTGTAGGACATTTAAAGCACACCATACAAACAGATACAAAAAACAGCATATACAGTAGCTGATTACAAatgtttatacatttttggttgtaccattgttattttttaactaCTGGGTACCTATTCTATTATTACAGGGCAGTCAGTTGGAATCATGCAACAACTCAGGCATCCTGACCAGGTGTAGAGAGGTGCGAGAATAAGAAATAATTTGCTCAGTTGAAAAAGCAAGAAACTGTCTTTTTTAGCATAGCGTATTATCTGCTAGACTTAATAAGAGATGTGTTGATAGTATTGTCTTGTATCATTGTACCATCTACACAGAGGAATTTAGGCTTCAGATTTGGATCACTGATTGCTGCCaacaggcttgtgtgtgtggagcagcagagagaaagagaagctgGGGAGGAACCGAAAAAAAGGTCTAATcaggagggaaaaaagaaaagataaccTGATAATATCATGCTCATCTTGGTCACAAATAGTGCTGTTTTATTCTGTCAGTTCATACCTGCAAAATGACATATCAACGTACAGCCATGATACAGTACAGAGGAGTGACAGTAGAGTTGTGGCAATACTAAGGgcgttaaaaaaaagttaatagaacaaaaacaaatcttgaGTCTTTAGAGTCTGTAATACTTTACTTTCAATTATCCTCATTTCCCTTCTCCCCTCCAACCCACTGGTTTGTAGAATCACATTTcaaagcctcaagtttggcatttcagcagtagccatcttggtttttggaaccacaagtgaccatatttggggaTGAGGGTGGCACTGTGGAGGACCatggggtggatctgactgaaaaGCTGatgacactatcagcagacagcctgtcactcaaagcatcTCACCTTTAATTATGTATAACATTAAgctttaacaaaatgtaaatgagtggGATGTGAAAACATCGACCACcggtacagttgtcataaagggagaattagctacagagaccaaaactgttgcATGTAGCTGGTCAGCTTTCATGAAACACTTCTCCAACTGGTGATTTGTACCATATAAACTATCTGGTATGCTGACTGCCAGTTTTTGTGGCTTTGGTCTGATCAAAAGATCTAATACTTCTGCATCTCCCTCTGACTACCTTCAAAACAAaggtttaacttttaatttacaGTCCTCCCTGACATTTGATGGCATCCCTGAAAAGGCCATTTATTGAAATCGTGCAAGCATCTggccagatagcacacatacatctggccgacgtaggcccgatgtatcaagtttagatcgtttAGACatagggagagcgtttgctcattgccaataCATTgctgagacgttggcctttaatcTAAAATGACCACCACACGACGttcaaacaatcaataaaagaagctgcgctcagtgggcgctccttctatattaatattcatatgcttcgttaactacaacctttattcatttaggtcggacctttcaaactacaaatatttcacaatcCAATGTCAGAAATcgatgctaacattcaaaaatagctaaCTGTTACCCTATtccgtgtgtaagtgtgcacaatgaaaaAACTTCcacgtttatatgacgacgttattgaaatgATCTCCGTTCACACGGAACCGCAAAATTGAGTAACGTAAAGCTGCAGTActggaggctgcagtttcaggaccACAGTTTTAGGACCGTTTAATTTTCCTAGCGGAGGATGCAacctgaagtttatttttatttttttgctatacCCAAATACTACTTTCTTAATAAATAgttataatcagtgttgggcagtaacgcgtAATTTGATTGATGAAGCCCAGGTAACTATACATTACCATTTCCaatcctctccgctcctctcacacacacctaaacacccgttctgggatacacagtgtcggcccgtGCGGCCTGACCGGCCTGCCCTCCgcggtcctctccgctcctctccccCAAGCTTGTGCATCCGTCCAGGGAGGGCTGTGGAGGTCAGGCCGGGTGGGACCATAGATGAGTGGATCCCAAGTCTCGAGCCCTGCCCGGGACCACGGGTGGCAGCTCCAGGCACTTCtactttaacccaaaacgagtgctcacgataaccagatAAGCAGATAACGTCAACCAgcgaaaataaaatgaaaacaccacagttgtagcgtgttagctaacatgagctaaactagctaacgttagctggtggggaccTGTGCTATAAACATCCAGTCATGCCtcaccactcaccaggaacctcttttaacggtcacagaataaacaacataggtattttctgccaatttattccaattAGCTTACCTGAAAACAACTGCGATGATATGCTGCAaactgcgagctcagttccaaacaaagacCTCGGAGATGAAATTCCGACTTCcgtggcgacttccgtatgtgggcaggtATGGGCCGACACAAAGctgacgtaacagagacgtttgatgagctgggacaaaagagtactgtcatcatcatcaacagaGAAGATTGTTGCCACAATAGGCTCAATGGTGCTGACATCTGTATGGGAAACTCCCTCATTGACATGAATGGCAACACTAATCCCAGGTAACAGCTCTTGCTGTCTTATGTTAGTTTTGAAGGCTCTACATTAATTGTGCAAGTCACAGGAAATCAGTGCACTGCGTATCTACATAATGTCCTCACAAAAACctgtattttttacaaaaatagcATCATCGGTATCTAAGGCCCTGTCTTTATATatccagatattttttaaaacagatattttcttGTACATTTGGGCCTCTCATCTCAACTTTGGAGATTTCTc is a genomic window containing:
- the LOC126398150 gene encoding uncharacterized protein LOC126398150, which codes for MAAFKGRDRLREDRDAGMGQALNLLLSCSLTVGSSPGLGMCSCVRRCHRCAVTSVSLPAACLLSFFFTTGRSPSLPHCPPHPLCLFEDLTVSNIARGGRVTQSSVAFGGVPKRAIDGNQASIYGQRSCTHTKRERKPWWRLDLLRTYKINTVTITNRKDCCYNRLNGAEIRIGNSLNDNGNANPRCAVFHSVQAGASKTFVCNGMEGQYVNIVIPGRPEYLTVCEVEVTGQVAGNPTPAVSNIARGGRVTQSSVAFGGVPKRAIDGNQASIYGQRSCTHTKRERKPWWRLDLLRTYKINTVTITNRKDCCHNRLNGAEIHIGNSLNDNGNANPRCAVIRSIPAGVSTTFVCNGMKGRYVNIVIPGRRKYLTLCEVEVIGTSTVIIINREDCCHNRLNGADICMGNSLIDMNGNTNPRCGRQCILSSVHAGVGVTDGKKAKPESCCRLSRLGLMNNLDEEPLTRTLKNQEDAAGAELCEGPQGDASDPSS